The genomic interval CTCGGCCACGGCAAGGGCGGCAACGACCGGGCCGCGCACGGCGTCGCCACCAAGGGCCCGACCCGGCTGATCACCGACCTGGCGGTGTGGGAACCGGACCCGGAGACGAAGGAGTTCACCGTCACCTCCCTGCATCCGGGCGTGACGCGCGAGATGGTCGCCGGTACGGTCGGCTGGACAGCCCGATTCGCCGACGCGGTCGCCGAAACTCCGGCGCCGACGAAGGAAGAACTCGAGGTCCTGCGAGACCTGCACGCCCGGACGAAGGCGGCACATGGAGGAGGCTCGGATGCGTGAAGCCTATATCTGCGACTACATTCGCACCCCGATCGGCCGGTTCGCCGGCAGTCTGTCGTCGGTACGTGCCGACGACCTGGCGGCGATCCCCATCGAGGCGCTGATGGAGCGCAACAAGGACGTCGACTGGCAGGCGGTCGACGAGGTCATCTACGGCTGCGCCAACCAGGCGGGCGAGGACAACCGCAACGTGGCGCGCATGGCACTGCTGCTTGCCGGCCTGCCCGACACGGTGCCGGGCACGACCATGAACCGGCTGTGCGGCTCGGGCATGGATGCGGTGATCACCGCCGCCCGCGCCATCAAGTGCGGCGAGGCGGACCTGATCATCGCCGGCGGCGTAGAGAGCATGTCGCGCGCGCCCTTCGTCATGCCCAAGGCGGAAAGCGCCTTCTCGCGCCACAACGCGGTGCACGACACGACCATCGGCTGGCGCTTCGTCAACCCGCTGATGAAGAAGCAGTACGGCGTTGATTCCATGCCGGAGACGGCCGAGAACGTCGCCGAGGACTTCACGATCTCGCGCGCCGACCAGGACGCCTTCGCGCTGCGCAGCCAGCAGCGCGCGGTCGCCGCCCAGAAGAACGGCCGGCTGGCGAAGGAGATCGTTCCGGTCACCATCAAGCAGCGTCGCGGCGACCCGGTCACCGTCGACACGGACGAGCACCCGCGCGGCGACACCACGCTCGAAGGCCTGGCCAAGCTGAAGGCGCCGTTCCGCGAGGGCGGCTCGGTGACGGCCGGCAACGCCTCGGGCGTGAACGACGGCGCGGCGGCGCTGATCATCGCCTCCGCCGAGGCGGCGAAAAAATACGGCCTGACGCCGATCGCGCGTATTCTCGGCGGCGCCACCGCCGGCGTGCCGCCGCGCATCATGGGCATCGGCCCGGCGCCGGCGACGCGCAAGCTGTGCGCCCGCCTCGGCCTGTCGCCCGCCTCCTTCGACGTGATCGAGCTGAACGAGGCGTTTGCCGCCCAGGGCCTCGCGGTGCTGCGCGACCTCGGCCTTGCCGACGACGGCGAGCACGTCAACCCGAACGGCGGCGCCATCGCCCTCGGCCATCCGCTCGGCGCCTCGGGCGCGCGCATCACCGGCACGGCGGCGCTGGAGCTCAGGGAACGCGGCGCCAGGCTGGCGCTGGCGACCATGTGCATCGGCGTCGGCCAGGGCATCGCCGTCGCGGTCGAGGCGGTGTGAGCCATGGCTGCCACCGCCGTCGACTCCGCTATCCTGTCGGGACTGTTTTCCGACCCCGAGACCGCGGCCCTCTTCGACGAAGAGGCCGTGATCCGGGCGATGCTGGAGGTCGAGGGCGCGCTGGCGCTGGCTGAGGCCGACTGCTGCCTCATTCCGCGCGACGCGGCGAAGCGGATCGCGGCCGCCGCCGGCCGGCTTGCCGTCGATCCGGCGGCGCTGCGCGACGGCACGGCGCAGGACGGGGTGCCCGTGCCGGCCCTCGTTGCCCTGCTGCGCAAGGCGACGAACGAGGCGGACGCCCATTTCGTCCACTGGGGCGCGACCAGCCAGGACATCGTCGACACCGGCCTAGTGCTGCGGCTGAAGCAGGCCCTCGACCTGCACGAGACGCGCCTGCGCGCCCTGTGCGACCTGCTCGCCGCCATGGCCGAAACATACCGGGCGACGCCGATCGCCGCGCGCACGCGCACCCAGCAGGCGACGCCGACCAGCTTCGGGTTGAAGGTCGCGGCCTGGCTCGCGCCGCTGCTGCGCCATATCGAGCGGCTGCCGACAATCCGCGACCGGCTGCTGCTGGTCTCCTTCGGCGGCGCGGCCGGCAACCTCTCCGCGCTCGGCGACGCGGCGCTCGACGTCGAGGGCCACCTCGCCCGCCGGCTCGGGCTCGGCGTCCCTCCAGCGCCCTGGCATACGGCGCGCGACGGGCTGATCGACTATGCCAACTGGCTGTCGCTGGTAACCGGCACGCTCGGCAAGATCGGC from Polymorphum gilvum SL003B-26A1 carries:
- the pcaF gene encoding 3-oxoadipyl-CoA thiolase; its protein translation is MREAYICDYIRTPIGRFAGSLSSVRADDLAAIPIEALMERNKDVDWQAVDEVIYGCANQAGEDNRNVARMALLLAGLPDTVPGTTMNRLCGSGMDAVITAARAIKCGEADLIIAGGVESMSRAPFVMPKAESAFSRHNAVHDTTIGWRFVNPLMKKQYGVDSMPETAENVAEDFTISRADQDAFALRSQQRAVAAQKNGRLAKEIVPVTIKQRRGDPVTVDTDEHPRGDTTLEGLAKLKAPFREGGSVTAGNASGVNDGAAALIIASAEAAKKYGLTPIARILGGATAGVPPRIMGIGPAPATRKLCARLGLSPASFDVIELNEAFAAQGLAVLRDLGLADDGEHVNPNGGAIALGHPLGASGARITGTAALELRERGARLALATMCIGVGQGIAVAVEAV
- the pcaB gene encoding 3-carboxy-cis,cis-muconate cycloisomerase codes for the protein MAATAVDSAILSGLFSDPETAALFDEEAVIRAMLEVEGALALAEADCCLIPRDAAKRIAAAAGRLAVDPAALRDGTAQDGVPVPALVALLRKATNEADAHFVHWGATSQDIVDTGLVLRLKQALDLHETRLRALCDLLAAMAETYRATPIAARTRTQQATPTSFGLKVAAWLAPLLRHIERLPTIRDRLLLVSFGGAAGNLSALGDAALDVEGHLARRLGLGVPPAPWHTARDGLIDYANWLSLVTGTLGKIGTDVALLAQNEVAELRPGAGGGSSTMPNKVNPIGAEVLISLARSNAGLIGTLHQAALHEHERSGSGWLLEWLALPQMALATGKALAEAAAMLSGLVVNADRMRATIEVSNGLMLAEAASFALAAHMPRPEAQALVKDACREALAFDIHLFDVLAKRAPAPVDWQALKDPARHMGAADAMIDRVLESHQALARQR